In Treponema denticola, one genomic interval encodes:
- a CDS encoding IS110 family transposase codes for MTFFIGVDLHKTQFTVHVRTEERSETLNQIRQYKTDDKGYADFMTRIKAYKEIGAVVKIGVESTGNTRFFKHEVEKAGAEVTVINTLKFKVITESAKKTDKHDACTISEFLSKTCYLKAIFAVKKLKI; via the coding sequence ATGACATTTTTTATTGGCGTGGATTTGCACAAAACACAGTTTACAGTTCATGTAAGAACGGAAGAAAGGTCTGAAACCCTAAATCAGATAAGACAATATAAAACTGATGACAAAGGTTATGCCGACTTTATGACAAGAATAAAAGCTTACAAAGAAATCGGAGCTGTTGTAAAAATTGGAGTTGAATCAACAGGGAACACCCGTTTTTTCAAACACGAGGTAGAAAAAGCCGGAGCAGAAGTTACAGTCATAAATACTTTGAAGTTCAAGGTTATAACTGAATCTGCTAAAAAAACTGATAAGCATGATGCTTGTACAATTTCAGAGTTTCTTTCAAAGACATGCTACCTGAAAGCTATCTTTGCAGTAAAGAAACTGAAAATATGA
- a CDS encoding transposase gives MEESVKIIEKQLTELTKDDQMVNRLLSIRGCGKITAWTIRAYTEDMGRFASAKICSLLRTCSMGV, from the coding sequence ATGGAAGAAAGTGTCAAGATAATAGAAAAACAACTTACAGAATTGACAAAGGATGATCAAATGGTAAATCGTCTTTTGAGTATACGAGGTTGTGGAAAGATAACGGCATGGACTATAAGAGCCTATACTGAGGATATGGGAAGGTTTGCAAGTGCAAAAATATGCAGCCTTTTGCGGACTTGTTCCATGGGTGTCTGA